The Papaver somniferum cultivar HN1 chromosome 3, ASM357369v1, whole genome shotgun sequence genome includes a region encoding these proteins:
- the LOC113355728 gene encoding pentatricopeptide repeat-containing protein At4g32430, mitochondrial-like isoform X1 gives MFSLHYRFRNCFLEQDQVLASFKNFLSLKHGFHSSVHIPRPNPSSLNRSMLSYLHNNRPSLALETLRKQIQFGGTSGLNENTIAIAFKSCCGNLKTGSQIHGLTISAGFNSYVTVHNSLISFYCKSGQFKQAFDIFRSLENPDIVSWNTILSGFQCSEDAAEFAVEMHRKGVVFDAVTYTTIISFCSDPPELLGIQIHSQILKSGFGAENYVGNALITMYSRWCRLEEAKMVFNEMAYRDLVSWNAVICGYVQEGNNGLEAILLFVDMVKEGLKLDHVSFSSAISACGHVKNLDMGRQVHSLALKTGYGVHVSVCNVLISMYSKCEITHSAKMVFESMTDRNVVSWTTMISLNEETAVSLFKEMQLDGVCPNEVTYVGLIQAISSQDLVEGGKLIHGCCIKTGFITKLNVSNSFITMYAKFEYMEEARKVFNELSHGEIVSWNALISGYAQNGLYQEALETFLSAIMEFLRPNKFTFGSVLNAIASAEPVSLRHGRRCHSHIIKLGVHTEISVLGALLDMYAKRGSIDESRAVFEETTERSLVAWTAIISAYSRHGDFETVMSLYEEMIEEGVKPDSITFLPILAVCGRRGMVDMGMKIFNSMVNDHKIEPSPEHYSSMVDMLGRAGRLDLAEEFMDKMPTKPGLPVLQSLLGSCRTHGNVELGIKVGEVLIGMEPEESGSYVLMSHMYAEKGEWEKVAKIRKGMRDKGVKKLTGLSWADVGEVHGSMYMHGFCSEDKSHPQTEDIYKMVEYIGLEMKLLEMQNQRIGKDNIYLYNG, from the coding sequence ATGTTTTCCCTCCATTATAGATTCCGTAACTGTTTCCTAGAACAAGATCAAGTGTTAGCAAGTTTCAAGAACTTCCTCTCTCTGAAACATGGATTCCATTCTTCCGTCCATATTCCTCGTCCAAATCCGTCTTCTCTTAACCGTTCAATGCTTTCTTATTTACACAATAATCGTCCATCCTTGGCTCTTGAAACACTAAGAAAGCAGATTCAGTTTGGTGGTACGAGTGGATTAAATGAGAACACCATTGCCATTGCTTTTAAATCTTGTTGTGGAAACCTAAAAACTGGTTCTCAAATACATGGCTTGACAATATCAGCTGGATTCAATTCCTATGTTACCGTTCATAATTCGTTGATTAGTTTCTATTGTAAATCTGGGCAGTTTAAACAAgcttttgatatttttaggagTCTAGAAAACCCAGACATTGTGTCTTGGAATACCATTCTTTCGGGTTTCCAATGTAGTGAAGATGCTGCAGAGTTTGCTGTTGAAATGCATCGAAAAGGGGTTGTTTTTGATGCAGTAACGTATACAACTATAATTTCCTTTTGTTCAGATCCTCCAGAGCTTCTTGGAATTCAGATTCACTCTCAGATACTAAAATCTGGGTTTGGGGCTGAAAATTATGTGGGTAACGCTCTTATAACAATGTATTCAAGGTGGTGCCGACTAGAAGAAGCTAAAATGGTGTTTAATGAAATGGCTTATAGAGATTTGGTTTCTTGGAATGCAGTTATCTGTGGATATGTGCAAGAAGGAAATAATGGACTGGAGGCTATTTTGCTTTTCGTGGATATGGTAAAAGAAGGTTTGAAGCTCGATCATGTTTCATTTTCAAGTGCAATATCAGCCTGTGGTCATGTAAAAAACTTGGATATGGGGAGACAAGTACACAGTTTAGCTTTGAAAACTGGGTATGGTGTTCATGTCTCAGTATGTAATGTTCTGATTTCGATGTATTCGAAATGTGAGATTACCCACAGTGCTAAAATGGTTTTTGAGAGTATGACTGATCGAAATGTGGTGTCATGGACTACCATGATTTCGCTAAATGAAGAAACTGCAGTTTCTCTATTTAAAGAAATGCAACTTGATGGAGTTTGTCCAAATGAAGTCACTTATGTGGGGCTAATCCAAGCAATATCTAGTCAAGATTTAGTGGAAGGAGGAAAATTGATTCATGGGTGTTGTATTAAGACAGGGTTTATAACCAAATTGAATGTTTCTAACAGTTTCATAACCATGTACGCTAAGTTTGAATATATGGAAGAAGCAAGGAAAGTGTTTAATGAGTTAAGTCACGGAGAGATTGTTTCATGGAATGCTTTGATTTCTGGTTATGCTCAAAATGGGCTATATCAAGAAGCTTTGGAGACATTTTTGTCTGCAATTATGGAGTTCTTACGACCAAACAAATTCACCTTCGGTAGTGTATTGAATGCGATTGCATCTGCCGAACCTGTGTCACTAAGACATGGACGACGCTGCCATTCCCACATTATCAAGCTAGGCGTACACACAGAAATTAGTGTTTTAGGAGCTTTGCTGGATATGTACGCTAAACGTGGAAGTATTGATGAATCTAGGGCTGTTTTTGAGGAGACTACAGAGAGAAGCTTAGTTGCTTGGACTGCAATAATTTCGGCTTATTCAAGACATGGGGATTTCGAAACTGTGATGAGCTTATACGAGGAGATGATTGAAGAAGGAGTAAAGCCAGATTCGATTACATTTCTTCCAATATTAGCAGTCTGTGGTCGAAGAGGAATGGTTGACATGGGTATGAAAATCTTCAACTCCatggtgaatgatcataaaattGAGCCTTCACCTGAGCATTATTCGTCAATGGTGGATATGTTAGGAAGAGCTGGTCGGTTGGACTTAGCagaagaatttatggataaaatGCCAACAAAACCTGGACTGCCAGTGTTGCAGAGCTTGCTTGGGTCTTGTAGAACTCATGGTAATGTTGAGCTGGGTATAAAAGTCGGAGAAGTTCTAATTGGGATGGAACCAGAGGAGTCTGGTTCTTATGTATTGATGTCTCATATGTATGCAGAGAAAGGAGAGTGGGAGAAAGTAGCAAAGATAAGGAAAGGGATGAGAGACAAAGGAGTGAAGAAACTAACAGGGTTAAGTTGGGCAGATGTTGGTGAGGTGCATGGTTCTATGTATATGCATGGTTTCTGTTCAGAGGATAAATCTCATCCACAAACTGAAGATATATATAAAATGGTAGAATATATAGGGTTGGAGATGAAGCTGTTAGAGATGCAAAATCAGAGAATCGGGAAAGacaatatatatttatataatggCTGA
- the LOC113355728 gene encoding trafficking protein particle complex subunit 2-like isoform X3, with protein sequence MATTACFVIVSKNDIPVYEAEVGSALRKEDAAHQHQFILHAALDVVQDLAWTTSAMFLKTVDRFNDLVVSVYVTAGHTRLMLLHDSRSEDGIKSFFQDVHELYIKILLNPLYIPGSRITSSHFDTKVRALARKYL encoded by the exons ATGGCAACTACAGCATGTTTTGTTATTGTTAGCAAGAATGACATTCCCGTTTATGAAGCTGAAGTTGGCTCTGCTCTCAGA AAAGAAGATGCTGCTCACCAGCACCAATTTATTTTACATGCAGCGTTGGATGTTGTTCAAGACCTTGCATGGACTACTAGTGCTAT GTTCCTGAAGACGGTGGATAGGTTCAACGATTTGGTGGTGTCTGTATACGTTACTGCTGGTC ATACACGTTTGATGCTACTTCATGACTCGAGAAGTGAAGATGGGATCAAAAGTTTTTTTCAAGATGTCCATGAGCTGTATATAAAG ATTCTTCTCAATCCCCTCTATATTCCTGGATCGCGCATAACATCATCTCATTTTGATACGAAAGTCAGGGCTTTAGCAAGAAAGTATCTGTAG
- the LOC113355728 gene encoding transport protein particle 20 kDa subunit-like isoform X2 yields MAESLRFIPKVILLKEGVMATTACFVIVSKNDIPVYEAEVGSALRKEDAAHQHQFILHAALDVVQDLAWTTSAMFLKTVDRFNDLVVSVYVTAGHTRLMLLHDSRSEDGIKSFFQDVHELYIKILLNPLYIPGSRITSSHFDTKVRALARKYL; encoded by the exons atggCTGAAAG TTTGCGATTTATACCGAAGGTTATTCTACTAAAGGAAGGGGTTATGGCAACTACAGCATGTTTTGTTATTGTTAGCAAGAATGACATTCCCGTTTATGAAGCTGAAGTTGGCTCTGCTCTCAGA AAAGAAGATGCTGCTCACCAGCACCAATTTATTTTACATGCAGCGTTGGATGTTGTTCAAGACCTTGCATGGACTACTAGTGCTAT GTTCCTGAAGACGGTGGATAGGTTCAACGATTTGGTGGTGTCTGTATACGTTACTGCTGGTC ATACACGTTTGATGCTACTTCATGACTCGAGAAGTGAAGATGGGATCAAAAGTTTTTTTCAAGATGTCCATGAGCTGTATATAAAG ATTCTTCTCAATCCCCTCTATATTCCTGGATCGCGCATAACATCATCTCATTTTGATACGAAAGTCAGGGCTTTAGCAAGAAAGTATCTGTAG